The following DNA comes from Fervidibacillus albus.
GGATGACGAATGGAAAGAGAATAAAATAGGAAAAGGCAATCCCCGCGAAAAACAAAAGGACAGAAACAGGGATATAAGTCAACGTGATTTTCCGTTCTCGATCGTATAATCCCGGTGCGACAAAAGCCCAAATTTGATAAAGGATAACTGGTGCGGTGATAACAATCGATAGTACGAAAGCCATTTGCATATAGATTTTTAACGGATCGGTCAAGTTAAAAAAATTCAATTCCAACCGGGCCGCTTCTTCTGTATGTTGTAAATAAACGATGACCGGTTCGACGAAAAAAAAGGAACCGATCATAGCCAAGAAGAAAAAAACGACTATAAAAATCAGTCGTTTTCGTAATTCTGCCACATGGTCGAAAATGCTCATCGGTTTTTCGTTCATAACGTTCATCCTTTTCCTTGGTCGATGGACTTCTTTTTCGTTTCACCTTCATCATCATCCGTCAAACCTTTTGTCGCATTTTTGAATTCTTTTAGCGTATTTCCAACGGCGCGTCCCAATTCCGGTAGTTTTTTCGGTCCAAAAATTAACAAAGCGACAATTAAGATGACAAGCAAACTAAACGGTCCGATTTGAGGCATGTATACGCTCCCCCTTTAATTTTTCTTCCCCATCCCTAAGTCAATCATTTTCCAAGTTTATTTTTGTGGTTGCATTTCTTCTTCAATTTCTTCTTCAACGATCGGTTCATCATCGGAATAATGGTTAATAAAATAGACGAAAGACTGAAGTTCTACCGCTAAATCAATATGGTGGACACTGACAGTAGATGGAACGGTTAATCGGGCCGGCGTAAAGTTGACAATTCCTTTAACGTTCGTTTTTACTAACCGATCGGTAATCATTTGCGCAACTGTTGCAGGAACGGTCAATATTGCGACTTCGATTTCATCCTCCTTCAGTTTTTTTTCCAATTGATCCATACCGAATACCGGAATATCTCCAACCGTTTTTCCAATTTTTTCTACGTTGTTGTCAAAGGCATAGACAATCTTCGTGTTGTTATTTTTCGTGAAATTATACTTTAACAATGCTGTCCCTAAATTCCCGACACCGATTAACGCTACCTTTGTCAGCTCATCTTGATTCAAGGTTTTTCGAAAAAAAGATAATAAATAATGAACATTATAGCCGTAACCCTTTTTTCCTAAAGCACCAAAATAGGAAAAATCCCTTCGAATCGTAGCGGAATCCACCTTTACGGCCTCACTCAGTTCCGCTGAAGAAACTCGTTGCTTCCCCGACCGATATAAATTTTGTAAAAAACGGTAATAAAGCGGAAGGCGTTTAGCTGTGGCTTTCGGGATTTTCAATGGTTCAGACATTTTTCCTCCTCCAATGCTGATCAAAGATTAAAAAATAGCATTTCGTGAAATAAAATTTATTTAAGAAAATA
Coding sequences within:
- the tatC gene encoding twin-arginine translocase subunit TatC; the encoded protein is MNEKPMSIFDHVAELRKRLIFIVVFFFLAMIGSFFFVEPVIVYLQHTEEAARLELNFFNLTDPLKIYMQMAFVLSIVITAPVILYQIWAFVAPGLYDRERKITLTYIPVSVLLFFAGIAFSYFILFPFVIRFMIELGDSLHVNQMIGVYEYFQFLFHITLPFGFLFQLPVVILFLTRLGITTPNRLRKIRKYAYFILLVIAALITPPDLLSHMMVTLPLFLLYELSIAISKITYRKAEKERKFFKEKEGRAVDEDFPSA
- the tatA gene encoding twin-arginine translocase TatA/TatE family subunit, with the translated sequence MPQIGPFSLLVILIVALLIFGPKKLPELGRAVGNTLKEFKNATKGLTDDDEGETKKKSIDQGKG
- a CDS encoding redox-sensing transcriptional repressor Rex; translation: MSEPLKIPKATAKRLPLYYRFLQNLYRSGKQRVSSAELSEAVKVDSATIRRDFSYFGALGKKGYGYNVHYLLSFFRKTLNQDELTKVALIGVGNLGTALLKYNFTKNNNTKIVYAFDNNVEKIGKTVGDIPVFGMDQLEKKLKEDEIEVAILTVPATVAQMITDRLVKTNVKGIVNFTPARLTVPSTVSVHHIDLAVELQSFVYFINHYSDDEPIVEEEIEEEMQPQK